Proteins co-encoded in one Arachis stenosperma cultivar V10309 chromosome 7, arast.V10309.gnm1.PFL2, whole genome shotgun sequence genomic window:
- the LOC130940087 gene encoding uncharacterized protein LOC130940087: MIIPGPRNPKTRIDVYLQPLIDELKLLWEDGVLTYDIHSKSNFVMRAALLWTINDFPAYGMLSGWMTAGRLACPYCMERTKAFQLKNGRKPSWFDCHRQFLPNNHMFRRNKDAFYKNRIERSEPPPRLTGEQIWYIVQNYDKISDVEQLEIEGYGSTYNWTKRSIFWDLPYWHHNLIRHNLDVMHIEKNVFDNIFNTVMDIKEKTKDNAKARMDLSLYCKRKNLELPKQSGGKIIKPKANYTFTLQQKRAICEWVKELRMPDGYVSNLGRCVDMKEGKLYGMKSHDCHIFMERLLPIAFSSLPEQIWKPITELSQFFRDLCSTLLREDVLNKLEENISIVLCKLERFSIILKKKVKNKAHVEGSIVESYLIEEISYFCEYYFNQTSIDEKQNDEGDDSIEQNLSIFNLPGCLAGECKTRYLDDKEFSVAMNHILINCDEIKPYIEIFVDFIRQDHITLSDEQVDQFIEADFAEWFKNYVHDPLNNVTDSNIHSLAWGPLRIVKCWPIYKVNGFKFHTRSHSSGKSTQNYGICVKGTCYGEYENDFYGLLNEIIQVEYTGLPLKRVVLFKCEWFDPTIGKGTKVNKEYGIIQIRKNRRYSKYDPFIIAHKAIQVYFAPHPMSNTKEKAEWWFVFKTKARGEIEIETTEDFAYQEDGTNQSNNHISNDIDIVVDLLDTNNEDMDEDENEDEDDDENNEDENQNE, encoded by the exons ATGATTATTCCTGGTCCTCGTAATCCTAAAACCAGGATTGATGTATACCTGCAGCCCTTGATTGATGAGCTAAAACTACTATGGGAAGATGGCGTTTTAACTTATGATATTCATTCCAAGTCAAATTTTGTAATGCGAGCTGCATTGTTGTGGACTATTAATGATTTTCCTGCATATGGAATGTTGTCTGGATGGATGACAGCAGGCAGGCTAGCATGTCCATACTGTATGGAACGAACCAAGGCATTCCAATTAAAAAATGGGAGAAAGCCATCATGGTTTGACTGCCACAGACAATTCTTGCCAAATAATCACATGTTTAGAAGAAACAAGGATGCATTCTATAAGAATAGAATTGAGAGATCAGAACCTCCGCCAAGATTGACTGGAGAGCAAATATGGTATATAGTTCAGAATTATGATAAGATAAGTGATGTAGAGCAACTTGAGATAGAAGGATATGGAAGTACGTATAATTGGACCAAAAGAAGCATATTTTGGGATTTGCCTTATTGGCATCATAATTTAATCCGTCATAACCTTGATGTAATGCATATTGAGAAGAATGTATTTGATAATATATTCAATACTGTCATGGACATCAAAGAGAAGACTAAAGATAATGCAAAGGCTAGAATGGATCTGTCATTATACTGCAAGCGAAAAAATTTAGAACTGCCAAAACAAAGTGGAGGTAAAATTATAAAACCCAAAGCAAACTACACCTTTACCCTCCAGCAAAAGAGGGCAATATGTGAATGGGTGAAAGAGTTAAGGATGCCTGATGGGTATGTTTCAAATTTAGGGAGATGTGTTGACATGAAAGAGGGCAAGTTATATGGAATGAAAAGTCATGATTGTCATATATTTATGGAACGTTTACTGCCAATTGCTTTTAGTTCATTGCCAGAGCAGATCTGGAAGCCAATAACAGAGTTAAGTCAATTCTTTCGAGATTTGTGCTCAACATTGTTACGAGAAGATGTTCTAAATAAGCTAGAAGAAAATATTTCAATTGTGCTATGCAAGCTAGAAC GTTTCTCCATCATCTTAAAAAAAAAGGTCAAGAACAAAGCACATGTTGAAGGATCTATCGTTGAATCATACCTAATTGAGGAGATTTCTTACTTTTGTGAGTACTATTTTAACCAAACTAGCATCGATGAAAAGCAaaatgatgaaggtgatgattcaATTGAGCAAAATTTGTCTATTTTTAATTTGCCTGGTTGTTTGGCTGGTGAATGCAAAACTCGTTATTTAGATGACAAAGAATTCAGTGTAGCCATGAATCATATACTAATAAACTGTGATGAAATTAAGCCATATATTGA GATCTTTGTGGATTTCATACGCCAAGATCATATTACTTTAAGTGATGAACAAGTTGATCAATTTATTGAAGCGGATTTTGCAGAATGGTTTAAAAATTAT GTTCATGATCCTTTAAATAATGTGACAGATTCGAATATTCATTCCTTGGCATGGGGTCCTTTGAGAATTGTTAAATGTTGGCCTATTTACAAAGTCAATGGCTTCAAGTTTCACACAAGATCTCACTCAAGTGGAAAGTCAACTCAAAATTATGGAATATGTGTCAAAGGCACATGTTATGGTGAATATGAAAATGATTTCTATGGCCTGCTTAATGAAATTATCCAAGTTGAGTATACTGGGCTACCACTAAAAAGAGTTGTACTATTTAAATGCGAATGGTTTGATCCCACGATTGGCAAAGGAACAAAGGTAAACAAAGAGTATGGAATCATACAGATTCGAAAGAATCGACGATATAGTAAATATGATCCATTTATCATTGCACATAAAGCAATTCAAGTATATTTTGCACCTCATCCAATGAGCAACACCAAGGAAAAAGCAGAATGGTGGTTTGTATTCAAGACTAAAGCAAGAGGTGAGATTGAGATTGAAACAACGGAGGATTTTGCATATCAAGAAGATGGCACAAATCAATCTAACAATCATATCTCAAATGATATTGatattgttgttgatttactggATACCAATA ACGAAGATATGGATGAGGATGAGAATGAAGACGAGGACGACGACGAGAACAATGAGGATGAAAATCAAAATGAATAG
- the LOC130940086 gene encoding uncharacterized protein LOC130940086 — protein sequence MEIPDHRKWMYNRNLPNRGGLRQEFINGVRQFIDTVTKQPQFVLEGSLLRCPCNKHKNKIFSTPNEVLLDLYKYGFMPRYWCWDSHGESPLHLNVDHDNQEGTCSSPHVSVLIRNSYESMVVDAAGPELMSQFEEHMEEPPNAEAKKFYDLLQSAQRPLFEGCVSHSELSMAVKMLSIKAKGNVSQQIFDDFVKAMKEVIPKDNLLVSNFYEAKKLVSKLGMESNKIDCCINGCMLYYKEDDIPRKECKFCHSPRYKIGKKGKQVPLKRMHYLPLIPRLRRLYASMNTASHMRWHFDHEFKGVLEHPSDSKAWKYFDRKHPQFSQEPRNVRLGLCADGFTPFGQSGKQY from the coding sequence ATGGAAATTCCAGATCATCGAAAGTGGATGTACAATAGAAATTTGCCTAACCGAGGAGGATTACGACAGGAATTTATCAATGGTGTTCGACAATTTATTGATACAGTTACAAAACAACCTCAATTTGTACTTGAAGGCAGTCTACTTAGATGTCCTTGCaacaaacataaaaataaaattttctcaACTCCGAATGAAGTTTTACTAGATTTATATAAATATGGTTTCATGCCAAGATACTGGTGTTGGGATTCACATGGAGAGAGTCCATTGCATTTGAATGTAGATCATGATAACCAAGAAGGCACATGTTCTTCTCCGCATGTTAGTGTGCTAATAAGAAATTCATATGAATCTATGGTGGTTGATGCTGCTGGACCAGAATTAATGAGTCAATTTGAAGAACACATGGAGGAGCCTCCGAATGCAGAagctaaaaaattttatgatttattacaGTCTGCTCAGCGCCCATTATTTGAGGGATGTGTTAGTCATTCAGAATTATCAATGGCAGTTAAAATGTTGAGTATAAAAGCTAAAGGGAATGTATCTCAACAAATCTTTGATGATTTCGTGaaagctatgaaagaagtgatTCCTAAGGATAACTTACTTGTCTCCAATTTTTATGAAGCAAAGAAGCTAGTATCGAAACTTGGCATGGAAAGCAATAAAATTGATTGTTGCATTAATGGTTGTATGCTGTATTACAAGGAGGATGATATACCAAGAAAGGAATGTAAATTTTGTCATTCTCCAAGGTACAAGATAGGTAAAAAGGGTAAACAAGTGCCTTTGAAACGAATGCACTATTTACCGCTTATACCTCGTTTAAGAAGACTTTATGCTTCAATGAACACAGCATCTCACATGCGATGGCATTTTGATCACGAGTTTAAAGGAGTTCTTGAGCATCCATCGGATTCAAAAGCATGGAAGTATTTTGATAGAAAACATCCACAATTTTCTCAAGAACCACGCAATGTCAGACTAGGATTATGTGCTGATGGATTTACCCCTTTTGGTCAATCTGGTAAACAATATTAA